Below is a window of Archangium lipolyticum DNA.
CTCTGGGAGAGGGCTGGGGTGAGGGTATAGGGGGTTGCTCACCTGGGGGCCCGTGAAACGGAGCTGGGGATCGAGGCTTCGAGCCCGGGATTCTCGTGCTCGGGGGGCCCAGAGCAAGGGAGCTCCACGGTAAAGGTAGCGCCCTCGCCGGGTTTGCTCTCCACCCTGACGGAGCCACCCAGGGCGGTCACGATCTCGTGAACGATGTAGAGGCCGAGACCGAGTCCTCCATAGTTCACGGAGGAGACGGCGCGTTCGAAGCGGCCGAAGATATGAGGCATGCGGTCGGGAGCGATGCCGATGCCCTGGTCCTTGACGACGAGGCGGGCGGTGCCGCCCTCGCGAGAGAGGGAGAATTCGATGGGGCGGCCGGGGGCGAACTTGATGGCATTGGACAGCAGATTCCCGACCACCTGCTCCAGCCGGGAGCGGTCCCAGCGGCCCGTCACTGCCTCCTGGACGTGGAGTGTCAGCGGACACTCGGCGCGGGTCAGGGACTGGCCATGGCGCTCGATGACCTCGCGAAGCACGGAGGAGAGATCCATCCATTCGAGCTGGAGGTGGAGGCGGCCGGCGTGGATGCGAGAGACCTCGAGCAGTTCCTTGATCAACCCGGCGAGCTTGCGGGTTTGCTGTTCGGCGGTGCGGAGGGCGCGCTGGGCGGTTTGAGGCAGCTCGGAGTCGGCGCGCCGCATGAGCCCCTGGACGGAGAGGCGGAGGGAGGTGATGGGGGTGTTGAGCTCGTGCGAGGCGACGGACAGGAAGTCATCGCGCAGGTGGATGGCTTCCTGGGCTTCCCGGTACAGCCAGGCATTGTCGATGCAGACGGCGGCGCGGCGGGCCATCTCCTGGGCCAGGTCGAGCTCGGCCTCGGAGTAGCGGCGCCTGGCGGCGGACGACACGAAGAGGATGCTTCCGAGCGTCTTTCCGCGAGCGACGAGCGGGACGACCATGCCGGTGCGGAAGGAGATGGTCCGAAGGATGTCGAAGTACCGCTCATCCCGGCTGAGGTTGGCCTTGCGCACGACCTGCTCGTCGAGGTTGGCGAGGAGCACGGGCTGGCCGGTGCGCAGGGTGCGGGCGATCGGCTCCGGGGAGTCCCACGTGGGAGGATAGTTCTCCGAGAGCTCGCGCAGGAGTTGCTCCTTGGCGGGCTCCTTATGGGCCAGCGCCACCCGGCGGATCCTGCTGTCCTTCTCGACCACGTCGACGACGCACCAGTCGGCCAGGTAGGGGACCACCGAGCGGGTCACCTTGGCCAGCGTCGTCTCGAAGTCGAGGGACTCGGACAGGGTGAGGCTCCACTCGGCCAGGGAGCGCACGGCCTGCTCCGCGCGCCTGCGCTCTTCCACCTCGATGCGCAGCTGTTCGAAGAGGAGGCTGTTCTCCAGGGAGATGGCGATCTGTGAGGAGAGCAGCCGCAGGACGCGGACGCGCTCGGGGGTGAAGGCGCGGGTGGCCAGGTTGTTCTCGAGGTAGAGGACACCCACTGTCCTGCCGGTCCGTTGGATGGGAATGGCGAGGGCGGACTTCACGGCGTGCTGGACGACGTAGGGGTCGGAGGAGAAGCGTCCTTGCCGGGCGGCATCCGCCAGGACGAGGGTCTCTCCCGACCGGTAGGCGTGTTCGATGACGGTGCCAGGCACCTGGCCCGATTCCTCCAGGGTGGAGTGCAACAGCGAGACGGGCTCGGAGACGGTGCCCACCGCGCGCAAGCAGAGGGAGTCCTTCTCCTCGAGCACGAGCGCGCCACGCTGGGCTCCCGCCGCCTCGAGACAGACGCCCATGAGCTTCTCGAGGAGGCGCTCCAGGACGACCTCGCTGACGAGCGTCTCGGCGGACTTGAGGAGGGTGAGCAGATCGAGGGTGGAGCCCGCCGGCCCGGGACGCTCCGAGGTGGGGGCCGGGGGGTCCCAGTGAGTGGGCTCGATTGGCGTCAGGTCGGAGAACTCCTCCTCGAGATCCGACACCTTGGCCTGGGCGCCCCAACGGGCATGGCCCTCGAGGGCGGAGCGCAGATAGCCGTGGGCGAGGCGCTTGCCACCGACGGAGAGGTAGTAGCGGCCCGCGAGCTCGTTGGCGAGTGCCTCCTCGTGGATGAACTGCTCGCGATGGGCGCCCTCGATGGCCTGGTCGTAGAGCCGCAGGGCCTCGAGGTGTCTTCCCTCGATGCGGGCGAGCTCGGCGCTGACGAGCAGGTGTTTGTGGCGGTAGTTCTCCGGGCAGTTCTCCGCCCAGATGGCGAGCTGGCGCTGGTTGGCCGCGAGCTCCTCCAGGAGGTGGGCCTTCTCCCCGGGCGAAGCCTTGTCGTAGCGGGCCGTCAGGCTCAGCGAGGTGTAGAAGTTGTGTTCAGTGAGGAGGTGCCACCCTTGCAGGAACAGGAGGAATCCCTGGCCCCGCCGCGACATCTCCCGGGCGTCCTCGATGTCGCCCAGGAGGTAGGACACCTGGAGGCGCTGGATCCAGTACATGCCCAGGACGGTGGGCACCTCCCGGTTCTTGGCGAGGAACGCTTCCTCGTCGAACGTGTCATCCTCGAAGCGGGCGTGCTCGCGAGTCCGATCCTGCAGGCAGCGGATGGCCTGACGGAGGCTGATGAGGGATTGAATGCGCCAGAGCAGGCCCGCCTTCCGGACGTAGGCCAGGTCGGTCTCGATCTCCGCGAGCACCTGGGAGAGCCCGGTGCCCATCGCGAACAAGGTGTTCACCGTGGCGGGGAACGTGTAGCTGGCCAGGTGGAGATCGCCGCTCGCATGCGCGGAGGTGAAGGCCTGACGGAGGATGGGCATGCTGGTGCGTAGGGGCGCCCGCCAATGATTCACACCCAGCCCGAACGTGACCAGCGCCCTGCTCCTCTGCCGGAGATCCGTGTACCGTCGGCACAGCTCCACGCCCAGGCACCCGAAGGCATGGCCGGTGGCGTAGTCACCCAGCCGTGAGGCCAGGATCCCTCCGTACACGGCATACGACGTGGGCGCATGGCGTGTATTGCCATGCTTCAACGACAGGTTGACGACACGGGTGTTGATGAAGGCGAACAGTTGGGGATCGATGTACATGGTCGCCAGGCCCGTCTCCGTCAGGAGCCGCATGCAGGCCAGATGATCCGGGTCCTCCGCCGTGGGTTCCTCGAGGATCTCCTCCATGGAGCGGCCCCTCGTGTTCTCCTTCACCCTGGCGAACTCGGCCTGGAGCGCCTGGGGGGCGTCCTGCTTTTCTGGCAGCTCCACGCCGAACAACCGCAATCCCTCTCGTCCCCACTGAAGCGCATCCGGGAAGGCCTGTCTCATCATGCCGGCGAGGATCCGGAGGATGTAGAGATCCGCCTTCTCGAAGCGCGACGAGGCATGGACCAGTGCGGAGGAGATGATTCCCTCGGCGGACTCCAGGGCGCTCGCGAGGTACGCACACTCCGCCGCCTCCTTGTGGAGCCGGAAGGTCTGCTCGTAGCTCGTCCGCCACGCATCCCCGGGGAGGAGCTCGATGCCGCGGGTGAGGTAGCCGAGCGCGGAGCGGAAGGCCGCCGAGGCCTTGGCCTTGGCTCCCGCCTGGAAGTTGAGCCGGACCAGGTCCAGCCGTTCCGTTTCACTCGTCACCAGGTCCGCGCCCAGGTCGAGCTGATCCACCATGTCGAAGAGCCGCTCGTCCTGCTCGCGTTCGAGGGCGGCCCGCATCTGGCGTCCCGCCTCGAGGTGGAAGCGCTTCTTCTCGTCCTCGGACAGGAGCGAATACGCGGCCTGCTGGACGCGGTCGTGGGCGAAGCGGTAGGTGGTGTTCTGGGGGATGAGGAGCCCTTCCTGGATGGCGCTCCTGAGCGCGCCGGCCGTGTCGCCCACGGGCCTGTGCACCAGCGCGGCGAGCAGGGGGAGGTCCACCTGGTGCCCCAGACAGGCCGCCACCTTCAGCAGGCGCTGGGTCCGCTCGGGAAGCCGGCGGATGGTCGCGAGCATCAGCTCGACCACGTTCTCGGTCACGTCCACCTGGGCGATCCGCGAGAGCGTCCAGTCCCAGGTGCCGCGCTGGACGTCGAAGCTCAACAGGCCGGCGTGGTGGAGGTACTTGAGGAAACGGGTGACGAAGAGGGGGTTGCCCGCCGTCTTGTGCAGCACGAGCTCCGCCAGGGGCCGGACGTCCGCGGCCTCGCGGCGCAGGGTGTCGCCGCAGAGTGCCGTGATCGCCTCGAGGTCCAGGGGGCGCACCTCGATGACGTGGATGTCGAGCTTCTTCTGCCGGATGGCCTCGAGGGCCCGGGTGACCGGGTGCTCCGGTCCGACCTCCTCGGCCCGGCAGGAGCTCGACCACAACACGTGGTTCGAGTCCGGATCCGAGGCGAGGTGCTGCAAGAGCTTGACCGAGGCGGGATCGGCCCACTGGAGGTCATCCAGGAACAGCAGGAGGGGCCGTTCCGGGGTGGCGAGTGCCTGGATGAATGCCTGGAAGGTCAGGAGGAAGACGCGCTCGGCCTCCGTGGGCCTGAGGTCGGGCACGGGAGGCTGCGGACCGAGGAACTGCTCCAATCCGGGGACGAGCCCGAGGATGACGCGGCCGTTGGTTCCCAGGGCCTTCGAGAGCCGGCTCCGCCACGTCTCCTGGACGTCGGCCGGTTCCCTGGACAACCCGTCCAGCAACCCCTGGAAGGCCGCCACCAGCGGGGCGTAGGGCACGTTGCCCTGGAGCTGGTCGAACTTGCCGGAGAGGAACCAGCCTCCACGCCCGAGGCGTTGGCCCAACTCCTGGACGAGGGCCGACTTGCCGATGCCCGCCGGGCCCGTGAGCATCACCCGCTCACTCGGGCCCGTCCGGACGCGCTTCAGGGCGTCCTCGAGCAGGGTCAGCTCGCGCTCGCGCCCGTAGAGCCGCTCCGGAATGGGGAGCTGCCGGGCGGAGTCGAGCCGGCCGAGCTCGAAGGTCTCGAGTCCGCTGGAGGTCCGCTTGCGCCTCCGCGCCTCCTGGAGATCGGCCAGGAGGGAGTCAGTGCTCTGGTAGCGCTCCTCGGGCATCTTGGCGAGCAGCTTGAGCACGAGCGCCGAGAGGATCTCCGGGATGCGGGGGTTGGCGTGAACGGGCGGCAGGGGAGGCCGGGCGAGGTGGGCGTGGACGAGCTCGATCGGGTCGGAGGACAGGAACGGAGGCTGGCCCGTGAGCAGCTCGTAGAAGGTCGCGCCCAATGAATAGAGGTCGGCACGGTGATCGACGAGGCGATCCATGCGCCCCGTCTGCTCGGGCGCGATGTAGGGCAGCGCCAGCTCGAGCTCGCCGAGGATGTTCGCGGGAGGGGTGGGTCCAGCGGCCCGGATGGCGAGGTCGAAGTCGATCACCGTCAGGTGGATGGACCCCGGCCTCACGATGATGTTGGTCGGGTTGATGTCCCGGTGGATGACGTCGTGCCGGTGGATGTGTCCGAGGATCTCCGTCAGCTGGATGGCCAGCTCCAGGAAGGTGTCGGGCTCGAACGGATGGTGTTTCGACCAGTCCCGGAGGTCTCGAGGGCCAGCGTCCTCGAGGACGAGCGCTGGCATTCCGGCTGTGTCCTCGAGGGAGAGGGCCCTCACCACGCCCGGCGTCCCCAACCTCTCGAGCTCCCGAAGCAGCTCGAGCTCGTGGTGGAGCATCGCCGTGCTGCTGGGGGCGAGGGGGCCATGGCGGGCCCGTTTGAGGACCAGGGATTCAGCGTCCCCCTTCCAGAGGCGGGACACGCTGTACCGGCGTCCTCGGTGGATCTCCTGCGACAACCCCATCATGACCCCCAGGGTCTGAACATTCGACCGGGGTCCCCCTCCGGGGAAGTGTTCCCGGCGGTCCTTCTCCCTTACGTCTTCTTGAACAGCGCCTCCGCGGCGGACAGGAATGCGTCCTTGCCCTGCTTCGCGTGCAGGCCGCCCTCGCCAATCTGGAAGAGCTCACAGAAATTGGCTTCGTCCTTGTCCGAGGGGACCTCGGCGAAGGGCTCCTTGCACTGCTTCGCCACCCTCTCGTCGAAGTGGCGGCAGTTGCGGCACGAGTGCACTTCCTCGCCGCAGTGGGGGCACGTGTCGCGCCGCCCCACCTGATTACCCACGATGTCGAGTTCGCGTCCGCAGTGCGCGCAGCCAGGCATGCTCCACCTCCACTCGGGGGGTGGACCAGTCTATGCCAGCGCGGCCGCCTCGCCGCGAGTCCCCTACGAACGGGAGGGACGGATGGCCGCCCGCACAGGGACCGGCTCGGCCGCTGGAGCGGACTCCAGCTCGCCCGCGGCCTCGTCCAGCTCTCCGTTCAGCCGGCGCAGCATCCTCAGCATCCAGGCGCACGCCGCCGCGAGCACCGCCACCATGACGCCCAGCTCCTGGCCACGCTGCCACACGTGCGCCCGCTCCAGCACCGCCCGGCGCTTCGCGAACGTCTCCAGCTGCTGGGCTGCCTGCGTGTCGTCGAGGCTCCGCGCGTACTCGCTCGCCTGGGCCTTGCTCCGCTCCAGCAGCCAGTCCGCCTCCGAGCGCAGCAGCTCCGCGCGGTACCAGCACCCCACCGCGCACGCCGCCGACAACAGGGAGACGAACACCGCTGTTGTCACGCTGAACAGTCGCATGACCCCTCCGGACCGCCATTTCCACGGATGCCGGACACCCGGGACTGCTCCGGCTTCCCGAAGACAGTAGCCGATGGTAGGGAGCCCTACCGCCATGGGCAAGCCCTACCGTCCGAAAGACCACTATTTCAAGAAAGCCAAGCAAGAAGGGCTGAGGGCCCGTTCCGCCTTCAAGGTGGATGAAATCCTCAAGCGCTTCCCCTTCTTGAAGAAGGGCGCCTCGGTGCTCGACCTGGGTGCGGCGCCCGGGGGCTTCTTGCAGATCCTCGCCGACGTGGTGGGCCCCCAGGGCCGGGTCATCGGGGTGGACATCGTCCCCATCCGGCCCTTCTCCCAGCCGTACGTGAAGACGGCGGTGCTGGACGTGCTCGCCGACGACTTCGACGCGAAGCTGCGCGAGCTGTACGACGGGCCC
It encodes the following:
- a CDS encoding GAF domain-containing sensor histidine kinase; its protein translation is MSRLWKGDAESLVLKRARHGPLAPSSTAMLHHELELLRELERLGTPGVVRALSLEDTAGMPALVLEDAGPRDLRDWSKHHPFEPDTFLELAIQLTEILGHIHRHDVIHRDINPTNIIVRPGSIHLTVIDFDLAIRAAGPTPPANILGELELALPYIAPEQTGRMDRLVDHRADLYSLGATFYELLTGQPPFLSSDPIELVHAHLARPPLPPVHANPRIPEILSALVLKLLAKMPEERYQSTDSLLADLQEARRRKRTSSGLETFELGRLDSARQLPIPERLYGRERELTLLEDALKRVRTGPSERVMLTGPAGIGKSALVQELGQRLGRGGWFLSGKFDQLQGNVPYAPLVAAFQGLLDGLSREPADVQETWRSRLSKALGTNGRVILGLVPGLEQFLGPQPPVPDLRPTEAERVFLLTFQAFIQALATPERPLLLFLDDLQWADPASVKLLQHLASDPDSNHVLWSSSCRAEEVGPEHPVTRALEAIRQKKLDIHVIEVRPLDLEAITALCGDTLRREAADVRPLAELVLHKTAGNPLFVTRFLKYLHHAGLLSFDVQRGTWDWTLSRIAQVDVTENVVELMLATIRRLPERTQRLLKVAACLGHQVDLPLLAALVHRPVGDTAGALRSAIQEGLLIPQNTTYRFAHDRVQQAAYSLLSEDEKKRFHLEAGRQMRAALEREQDERLFDMVDQLDLGADLVTSETERLDLVRLNFQAGAKAKASAAFRSALGYLTRGIELLPGDAWRTSYEQTFRLHKEAAECAYLASALESAEGIISSALVHASSRFEKADLYILRILAGMMRQAFPDALQWGREGLRLFGVELPEKQDAPQALQAEFARVKENTRGRSMEEILEEPTAEDPDHLACMRLLTETGLATMYIDPQLFAFINTRVVNLSLKHGNTRHAPTSYAVYGGILASRLGDYATGHAFGCLGVELCRRYTDLRQRSRALVTFGLGVNHWRAPLRTSMPILRQAFTSAHASGDLHLASYTFPATVNTLFAMGTGLSQVLAEIETDLAYVRKAGLLWRIQSLISLRQAIRCLQDRTREHARFEDDTFDEEAFLAKNREVPTVLGMYWIQRLQVSYLLGDIEDAREMSRRGQGFLLFLQGWHLLTEHNFYTSLSLTARYDKASPGEKAHLLEELAANQRQLAIWAENCPENYRHKHLLVSAELARIEGRHLEALRLYDQAIEGAHREQFIHEEALANELAGRYYLSVGGKRLAHGYLRSALEGHARWGAQAKVSDLEEEFSDLTPIEPTHWDPPAPTSERPGPAGSTLDLLTLLKSAETLVSEVVLERLLEKLMGVCLEAAGAQRGALVLEEKDSLCLRAVGTVSEPVSLLHSTLEESGQVPGTVIEHAYRSGETLVLADAARQGRFSSDPYVVQHAVKSALAIPIQRTGRTVGVLYLENNLATRAFTPERVRVLRLLSSQIAISLENSLLFEQLRIEVEERRRAEQAVRSLAEWSLTLSESLDFETTLAKVTRSVVPYLADWCVVDVVEKDSRIRRVALAHKEPAKEQLLRELSENYPPTWDSPEPIARTLRTGQPVLLANLDEQVVRKANLSRDERYFDILRTISFRTGMVVPLVARGKTLGSILFVSSAARRRYSEAELDLAQEMARRAAVCIDNAWLYREAQEAIHLRDDFLSVASHELNTPITSLRLSVQGLMRRADSELPQTAQRALRTAEQQTRKLAGLIKELLEVSRIHAGRLHLQLEWMDLSSVLREVIERHGQSLTRAECPLTLHVQEAVTGRWDRSRLEQVVGNLLSNAIKFAPGRPIEFSLSREGGTARLVVKDQGIGIAPDRMPHIFGRFERAVSSVNYGGLGLGLYIVHEIVTALGGSVRVESKPGEGATFTVELPCSGPPEHENPGLEASIPSSVSRAPR
- a CDS encoding RlmE family RNA methyltransferase, which gives rise to MVGSPTAMGKPYRPKDHYFKKAKQEGLRARSAFKVDEILKRFPFLKKGASVLDLGAAPGGFLQILADVVGPQGRVIGVDIVPIRPFSQPYVKTAVLDVLADDFDAKLRELYDGPFDAVISDMAPKTSGIRTTDEARSLRLARKALEVSVTRGRPGSAFVAKLFMGGEFEEFRGEVRAAFEEVKLVRPEATRGASMEVYIVGLRRRAPAPPSVTTGPAAS